The Sphingomonas sinipercae genome contains a region encoding:
- a CDS encoding retropepsin-like aspartic protease family protein, whose product MGRSYLVIIVLMGVFSAVVSGINPPSSSASKTFEKRLSDDGGSGSGESSDSSSSSGGSSWSNDGSIELLRNSDGHFYADVQINGATVHALVDTGASSIALSRDDARSAGVGTSIGMPEVVGEGANGAVRGEYVTLDSVSLGNKRVERIDAIVLDSGNMTLLGQSFLSRFAKVEIEGDRMVLR is encoded by the coding sequence ATGGGCCGTAGCTATCTTGTCATCATCGTCCTGATGGGCGTGTTCAGCGCAGTCGTGAGCGGCATCAACCCGCCATCGTCCTCGGCGTCGAAGACCTTTGAGAAAAGGCTTTCCGATGACGGCGGCAGCGGATCCGGCGAATCGTCCGATTCGAGCAGCAGCAGCGGCGGGAGCAGCTGGTCGAACGACGGCAGCATTGAGCTGCTCCGCAATAGCGATGGGCATTTCTACGCCGACGTGCAGATCAACGGAGCGACGGTCCACGCCCTGGTTGATACCGGGGCAAGCAGCATTGCCTTGTCGCGCGACGATGCGCGCTCGGCCGGGGTCGGCACCTCGATCGGGATGCCCGAAGTCGTCGGCGAAGGCGCCAACGGCGCGGTCCGGGGCGAATATGTGACCCTCGATTCGGTGAGCCTTGGCAACAAGCGGGTCGAGCGGATCGACGCGATCGTCCTCGATTCGGGCAACATGACCCTGCTTGGCCAAAGCTTCCTCAGCCGCTTCGCCAAAGTCGAGATCGAAGGCGACCGCATGGTGCTACGCTAA